Within the Enterococcus hirae ATCC 9790 genome, the region TCATGATGACCGCATGATCACCGATCGTTACTTGATCCCGAATAATTGCTCCTGGCTCGATCCGAGCATCGATTTCTTTTAAATCAAGCAGAGGTATGGCACTATTTCTAGCTGTTTCTTCTATTTCGATCTCAATGATTTTAGCGGATTCTTTTGCGAGGATTGGTGCGATTTCTTGGTAATCACCGAAAATAATTTGGCTATTCCCCTGACCAAATACTTTACACTTTTCAAATTTAATTGGTTCAGTGACATTTAAATACACTTTAACCGGTGTTTTTTTATCAGCTGTTTGAATCAAACGTATAATTGCTTGTGCGTCCATTTGCTTTCTCTCCTTTATCCACCTAAAGTATCTGCTAATTGATAGTATCCAGCTGGTTGATTGCTTAACCAAAAAGCTGCACTTACTGCTCCTTCTGCAAAAATCTGATTGGAAAACGATTCATGTTTGATTGATAATACTTCATCCGTAGATGCAAATAAAACTTCGTGCTCTCCAGGTAGAGAACCAATACGTAAACTGTGTACTCCGATTTCATCGGTTTTTCTAGGTTGATCTTTCCATTGGAAAACAGGCGATAGTTTACGGACTTCTTGCATACTAGCGAGTAGTGATTGAGCCGTTCCAGAAGGCGCATCTTTTTTTGGTCATGATGTTTTTCAATCAATTCGATTTGCCATGTTTTCAATAATTCAGCAGCCTGCTTCACTAATTGATTCATGACAAAAATCCCTAAAGAAAAGTTCGCACTGTATAAAATGGGGAAACGTTGCCCAAACGCTTCGATTGCCTGGAATTGTTCCTCACTATAGCCAGTCGTTCCGATCACGACTGGAAGTTGGTGTGCTGCTCCATAATCTAGCACTTTTTCCAAATTATCTGCGTGAGAAAAATCAATAAGGAGTGAGATATTACTCGGAAAAGATAAAGTAGTCGCTTCTTTAAGGGAGACCTTTGGAAAAACGACCTCATGTTCATAAGATTCAATGACTTCTTGGATTTTTTTGCCCATTCGTCCATGTCCGACTACACCAATTTTCATACCTGTTCTCGTCCTTTCATAGGTAATAATTCCTGTAATACTCCTCGCTTGTCCTCAGACAGAGGAACAAGTGGTAGCCGTAACACACCTGAAGGAAGAGCCATCATCTCCATTGCGGCTTTTATTGGGATCGGATTTGTTTCACTAAACAAGGCATGGATCAATGGTAAGGCAGTTAATTGGATTTGTTGCGCTCGTCGAAGATTCCCTTGCTCAAACGTTGCGACTAATTCATGGACTAATCTAGGCTGGATATTGGCCCAAACACTGATAACCCCACTTCCACCCACACTTAATATCGGCAAAATAGCATCATCGTTGCCACTATAAAGGACAAACGAGTCTGTCAAAAGACGACCAACTGCCATCACATAAGCAAGATCACCTGATGCTTCTTTGATCCCGCTGATTTGTGGATGTGTCGCTAATTTTTCCAGGACTGGAATTGGGATCGTCATTCCAGTTCTAGATGGTACATTGTATAAAATGATCGGTCGTGGTGATTGGTCAGCAATTGCAGTAAAATGCGCCAACAAACCTGCATCACTTGTCTTATTATAATAAGGCGTGATCACTAACAATTGATCCGCCCCAATCGCTGCTAAACGTTGGACTCTTTCAATTGTTTTTTTCGTATCGTTTGTTCCTGCGCCTGCGATGACTGGGATTCTTTTATTTACTTTTGCTACTGTAAAACGTAGAATCTCCTCTTCTTCTTCTGGCGTTAACGTCGAAGATTCCCCAGTTGTTCCTAACACTAACAGGCCATCTGTACCTTCTGAAAGATGAAACTCAATTAGTTTCTCTAATCCTTGATAGTCAATTTCGCCAAGCGCATTCATCGGTGTAATCAATGCAACGATCGAACCTTTAATCATACGACATCTCCTTTTGTGACCATTCATGAACAGCTGGTCCCGTCATTTGTATTTGTGTCTCCCCAGTAATCATTAACTCTCCTTGCTCTAAGTGAATCATGGCCTTAGCACTTGCTAAGTATCCATGATCTCTAGCTACAACATAAGCCGCACAACAGCCAGTACCACAAGCCAATGTCCAACCAACACCACGTTCATACGTGCGTACGATCAGTTCCTGTTCATTGACTCGTTGGACAAAATTAACATTGGTTTTTTCTGAGAATAATGGATGGTGACAAATCTGTTCCCCTAACGCTTTCATTTGTTGCGCTTTTGCATCCTCTACAAAAACAACGGTATGGATCGTGCCCATAAACAAACTAGTTAGCTGGACATCCACTTGTCCAATACATACTATTTGATCCACGATGGGTTCTGTTTGATTGACCGCTAACTTTTCTGTCGAATAATCGGGTTGTCCCATCTGAGCGGTACAATAAAAAGGTTCTTCTGTCAAAATTTCAATGGAAATCACACCCGCTAATGTGTGTACGTCGAAAGGTGAAGTTTCTACCATAGCTTTATCCCATACATGCCGAGCAAAACAACGAATCCCATTCCCACACATCGGCGCCTGACTGCCATCTTTATTGAAATAAAGCATCGTTAAAGGTTGCTCTCGAACGACAATCAACCCATCTGTATCAAATCGATCCTGTCCACACCACTTGCTGGCTAATTGGTGATAATCGATTCCTTCTTCATAGTCCATTAAGATAAAATCATTGCCGCAACCATTATATTTATGCAGGATCATTGAACTTCACCTCGCAATAAATCCTCATATTCTTGCCTACGTACCACTAATCGAGCAGTTTCACCGTTGACGAATACCACAGCAGGCGTCAAAGCTCGGTTATAGTTGCTACTCATTGAATAACCATAAGCGCCTGTGGCATATACCGCTAATATATCTCCGGGTTCAGCGATAGGCAAAAGAGCTTCTTGAATAACCACATCACCTGACTCACACATTTTCCCAGCGATCGTGACTTTTTCGGTTTTCTTTTCCCTTAATTTGGTTGCCAGATCACATTGATAGCTCGCTTGATAGAGTGCTGGACGGATATTATCGGTCATTCCCCCATCGACAAAATAATATTTTTTATTTGGCGTTTGCTTAATAAATCCTACCGTATAAAGCGTCGTTCCTGCTTCCCCAACGATACTTCTTCCGGGTTCGATCAACAATTCATTGATTACTAATCCTTGTTTTTTTAAAGCTTCTTCCGTAAAACGTACTAATTCTCGAACAGATTCTTCAATGGGTAATGGCTGATCACTTTCGGTATAACGAATACCGAACCCTCCCCCAAGATTTAGCGAAAGTACTTCATCAAAATCTTTAAGATAACCAACCAGTTTATGGATTTCTGCTATCCAGGCCGATAATTCAAAAATCTGCGAACCAATATGTGCATGAAAGCCTTCTAACTGTAAAAATTCACTACCCTGAATAAATTGGATCGCTTTTTGACACTCTTCACTTTCATAGAGTAGACCAAATTTTGAATCAATATGAGCGGTAACGACATATTCATGCGTATGTGCTTCGATCCCTACATTCAACCGGATCATTACCTGGAGTTCTTTTTGATATTCTTGGCTAAGTGCGACTAACAATTCAACTTCCATGAGATTATCCGCTACAAAATGAACAAGTCCATTTTCAATAGCATAACGGATTTCCGCAGGTGTTTTATTGTTTCCATGAAAATAGACCTCTTCCATTGGAAAGTCAGCACACACAGCTGTATAAATCTCACCACCACTAACTACATCTAAACCTAATCCTTGTGATTGAATCAGTTTTAACATGGCGACGGTCTGAAATGCTTTTGATGCATATAAAATCTTTGTCTTAAAATGATCTGATTGAAATCCTTGTTTAAATGCCTTGATGTTCTCCACCATTTGCTTCTCATCGTAAACATAAAGGGGTGTTTGATATTGTTTTACTAATTGACTAACAGGAATTTCACCGATCATTAATTCTGACATTCGAGACTACCTCTTTTCCGCAATGTTTTTTAAAATTTCTCTCATTAAGATTTGAATTTTATTTGAATAATATTAAACAAATTCTCAGTGATTGTCTACTATATTCATAAATTTAATAAAAAAAAGTGCATTCATACATTTTTTTGTATAAATACAAAACTAGCGAATAAAAGATTAAAAAACAATGGATATGCTCATAAATCTCACTATTTCAATCATACAATCTAGTGAAAGCAACTACTCCATCAAATAAAAATACGTTTGGTTGCGATCATTCCATCGAAACCAAACGTATTTTTTAATTTAATCCTTCGTTGTAAAAAGGAGAGCTATTCCTTTGTTCATCAGAAAATTCATTCTTAAATTGATTTTTTTTAAACCACATACCCAAAGTAAACGGCTAAAAACATCAATGATGCACCTAACATCACAAATAAGTGCCAAATAACATGTGTGAATCTCTTACTTTTCATGCTATAAAAAATTGAGCCGATCGAGTAAGCTAACCCACCAGCGACCAATAAAAGTAAACCGGTCAAATTGATGTTTTGATAAAGTTTTGGTAAAACAATCACGATTCCCCAGCCCATCACATTATAAATAATCGTTGATACTTTAGAAACCTGACTGGCTTTCGCTAAAGTCAAACACTTGTAAATGATCCCGATAACTGCTGTTGCCCAGATTACACTAAGTAATAGTACACCAGAAAGTCCCTGAACGATTAACAGGCAAAAAGGCGTATAGGTCCCGGCAATCAGTAAATAGATCGAACAATGATCGAATATTTGAAACACTTTTTTTGCTTTTGTAAAAATCAAGCTATGGAACAACGTAGAACTGAAAAAAAGCAAAAACAGCGAACTGCCATAAATGATAAACGCAACATAATCGAGGGTTGAATGAGCTTGTTCCATCAGCAAGTCAAAACAAATGAGACTTAAAAACGCTGCAATCCCATGGGTGACGGCATTCAACACTTCATTCACTATTTGATACTTCCGACTAAATTCTACTTCCATTTTTGTATTTCCTCCAATCATTGATGCCTTCTTCTTATAAACCTATTATATACTGTTTGTAAGACTTTTACATCTAGTTTTCAAAACTATATTAAAACTTAATGT harbors:
- the dapA gene encoding 4-hydroxy-tetrahydrodipicolinate synthase is translated as MIKGSIVALITPMNALGEIDYQGLEKLIEFHLSEGTDGLLVLGTTGESSTLTPEEEEEILRFTVAKVNKRIPVIAGAGTNDTKKTIERVQRLAAIGADQLLVITPYYNKTSDAGLLAHFTAIADQSPRPIILYNVPSRTGMTIPIPVLEKLATHPQISGIKEASGDLAYVMAVGRLLTDSFVLYSGNDDAILPILSVGGSGVISVWANIQPRLVHELVATFEQGNLRRAQQIQLTALPLIHALFSETNPIPIKAAMEMMALPSGVLRLPLVPLSEDKRGVLQELLPMKGREQV
- the dapF gene encoding diaminopimelate epimerase codes for the protein MILHKYNGCGNDFILMDYEEGIDYHQLASKWCGQDRFDTDGLIVVREQPLTMLYFNKDGSQAPMCGNGIRCFARHVWDKAMVETSPFDVHTLAGVISIEILTEEPFYCTAQMGQPDYSTEKLAVNQTEPIVDQIVCIGQVDVQLTSLFMGTIHTVVFVEDAKAQQMKALGEQICHHPLFSEKTNVNFVQRVNEQELIVRTYERGVGWTLACGTGCCAAYVVARDHGYLASAKAMIHLEQGELMITGETQIQMTGPAVHEWSQKEMSYD
- the lysA gene encoding diaminopimelate decarboxylase, whose protein sequence is MSELMIGEIPVSQLVKQYQTPLYVYDEKQMVENIKAFKQGFQSDHFKTKILYASKAFQTVAMLKLIQSQGLGLDVVSGGEIYTAVCADFPMEEVYFHGNNKTPAEIRYAIENGLVHFVADNLMEVELLVALSQEYQKELQVMIRLNVGIEAHTHEYVVTAHIDSKFGLLYESEECQKAIQFIQGSEFLQLEGFHAHIGSQIFELSAWIAEIHKLVGYLKDFDEVLSLNLGGGFGIRYTESDQPLPIEESVRELVRFTEEALKKQGLVINELLIEPGRSIVGEAGTTLYTVGFIKQTPNKKYYFVDGGMTDNIRPALYQASYQCDLATKLREKKTEKVTIAGKMCESGDVVIQEALLPIAEPGDILAVYATGAYGYSMSSNYNRALTPAVVFVNGETARLVVRRQEYEDLLRGEVQ
- the trhA gene encoding PAQR family membrane homeostasis protein TrhA, coding for MEVEFSRKYQIVNEVLNAVTHGIAAFLSLICFDLLMEQAHSTLDYVAFIIYGSSLFLLFFSSTLFHSLIFTKAKKVFQIFDHCSIYLLIAGTYTPFCLLIVQGLSGVLLLSVIWATAVIGIIYKCLTLAKASQVSKVSTIIYNVMGWGIVIVLPKLYQNINLTGLLLLVAGGLAYSIGSIFYSMKSKRFTHVIWHLFVMLGASLMFLAVYFGYVV